A single genomic interval of Nostoc commune NIES-4072 harbors:
- the tnpA gene encoding IS200/IS605 family transposase: protein MQKFKSNNNVVYSCKYHVIFCPKYRRPVLVNAIASRLKELLAQIAIDIKVEIIEMEIMPDHVHLLVEVDPQFGIHRVVKRFKGATSRYLRLEFPELKSRLPTLWTNSYFVSTVGGAPLEAVKMYIQNQKET, encoded by the coding sequence ATGCAAAAGTTTAAATCAAACAACAATGTTGTTTATTCGTGTAAATATCATGTTATTTTTTGCCCTAAATACAGAAGGCCAGTGCTTGTGAATGCAATCGCCTCTCGACTGAAAGAGTTGCTTGCTCAAATAGCAATTGACATTAAAGTTGAAATTATAGAGATGGAAATAATGCCAGATCATGTACATTTACTAGTAGAAGTTGACCCGCAATTTGGAATACACCGTGTTGTGAAGAGATTCAAAGGTGCGACTTCTAGGTATTTGCGATTAGAATTTCCAGAGTTGAAAAGTAGATTACCTACTTTGTGGACTAATTCTTATTTTGTTTCGACAGTGGGAGGCGCACCACTGGAAGCGGTGAAAATGTACATCCAAAACCAAAAAGAAACTTGA
- a CDS encoding RNA-guided endonuclease InsQ/TnpB family protein has product MEYKAVVKKPQAKAIDEAIRTSQFVRNKVLRYWIDNRGIGKKELYQYNTQLRAEYEFVRDLSSHACQASVENVERAIKRFYDNCKTKKQGLKGYPRFKKHSRSVEYKQQSWKLHPTKRRITFTDKKGIGELKLLGKWDIHTYPVELIKRVRIVRRADGYYVQFCVKVDNKQEAPLTNSVIGIDVGLEYFYSDSFGKHEENPRYLRKAEKDIKRVQRKIYKKKKGSSGRRKARGVYARKHLKVTRRRNEHAKKLARNLCLANAKVVLEDLNVSGLVRNHKLAKSISDASWYNFRQWLEYFGEKLGREIIAVPPHFTSQECSNCGARVQKSLSTRTHSCLHCGHVEQRDVNAAKVILGRANATGGHPGSNASRDVPSTSVGRKSSKSKERQ; this is encoded by the coding sequence ATGGAGTACAAAGCAGTTGTCAAAAAACCACAAGCAAAAGCTATAGATGAAGCTATTCGCACAAGTCAGTTTGTCAGAAATAAAGTGCTTAGATATTGGATAGATAATCGTGGTATTGGCAAGAAAGAATTGTACCAATACAACACTCAATTAAGAGCAGAATATGAATTCGTGAGAGATTTGAGCAGTCATGCTTGCCAAGCATCTGTTGAGAATGTAGAACGTGCTATCAAGCGTTTCTACGACAACTGCAAAACTAAAAAGCAAGGATTGAAGGGCTATCCAAGATTTAAAAAACATAGTCGCTCTGTTGAATACAAACAACAGTCTTGGAAATTACACCCAACAAAACGACGAATAACATTCACTGACAAGAAAGGTATTGGTGAACTCAAATTATTGGGCAAGTGGGATATCCATACTTATCCTGTTGAGCTAATCAAAAGAGTTAGGATCGTTCGTCGTGCAGATGGGTATTATGTGCAGTTTTGCGTAAAAGTTGATAACAAGCAGGAAGCACCATTAACTAATTCTGTTATTGGTATTGATGTGGGATTGGAATACTTCTACTCTGATTCTTTCGGCAAGCATGAAGAAAACCCGCGATACTTGCGTAAAGCTGAGAAAGATATCAAACGGGTTCAGCGTAAAATTTATAAAAAGAAAAAGGGGTCATCTGGTAGAAGGAAAGCTCGTGGTGTTTATGCTCGTAAACATTTGAAAGTAACTCGACGAAGGAATGAACACGCCAAAAAATTGGCGCGTAACTTATGCCTAGCTAACGCTAAGGTTGTCTTGGAAGATTTAAATGTTAGTGGGTTGGTGAGAAACCACAAACTTGCCAAGAGTATTTCTGATGCGTCTTGGTACAACTTCCGCCAGTGGCTTGAATACTTTGGAGAGAAATTAGGTCGGGAAATAATTGCTGTCCCCCCTCATTTCACCAGTCAAGAATGTAGTAACTGTGGTGCTAGAGTTCAGAAATCACTTAGTACTAGAACTCATTCTTGCTTGCATTGTGGTCACGTTGAACAACGTGATGTGAATGCTGCCAAAGTAATTTTAGGTCGTGCAAACGCTACCGGAGGGCATCCGGGAAGTAACGCCAGTCGAGATGTTCCCTCTACTTCTGTTGGACGCAAGTCCAGTAAAAGCAAGGAGCGTCAGTGA
- a CDS encoding orange carotenoid protein N-terminal domain-containing protein translates to MTLESPAFRHGECQFDVDTQLALLWFGYLDLKEQLNPAPPESVQAIAKALFDQIQELSKEEQLQAQRDIINGTNQTYNSLSPNAKLDVWLLLAQGMDNGSVIQVPSDYQLPDETDEFVALIKKLEFEQRVNFMLSVVQAFG, encoded by the coding sequence GTGACGCTGGAATCCCCTGCCTTCAGGCATGGGGAGTGTCAATTTGATGTAGATACTCAGCTAGCCCTACTTTGGTTCGGTTACTTGGATCTTAAAGAGCAGCTAAATCCAGCACCTCCTGAAAGCGTTCAAGCTATAGCTAAAGCACTGTTCGACCAAATCCAAGAGTTGTCTAAAGAAGAGCAACTGCAAGCACAACGCGACATTATCAATGGTACAAACCAAACCTATAATAGTCTAAGTCCTAATGCTAAATTAGACGTTTGGTTGCTGCTGGCACAAGGAATGGACAATGGAAGCGTCATCCAAGTACCATCCGACTATCAACTTCCTGATGAAACGGATGAATTTGTGGCATTGATCAAAAAGCTAGAGTTTGAGCAACGCGTTAATTTTATGTTGAGTGTGGTGCAAGCATTCGGTTAG